A segment of the Micromonospora sediminicola genome:
GCAGCAGTCACCCGAGCGAGCGGCGGGACCGCGTCCCCCGCCGTCGCGCCGGAGCCTCAGCTGAGCCCGGTGCCGGGCGCCCGCTTCGCCGAGATCCCGGTCGACGCCATCGTGCCGAACCCGAAGCAGCCCCGGCACGTCTTCGACGAGGACGCGCTGGAGGAGCTCAAGACCTCGATCCAGGAGGTCGGCTTCCTCCAGCCGATCGTCGTCCGGCAGCTCGACCCGGAGAAGTACGAACTCGTCATGGGTGAGCGGCGCTGGCGCGCCGCCCAGGCGGTCGGCCGGGAGAACATTCCGGCGATCGTCCGGGAGACCAAGGACGACGCGATGCTCCGGGACGCGCTGCTGGAGAACATCCACCGCGCCAACCTGAACCCGCTCGAAGAGGCGGCCGCGTACCAGCAACTGCTGGAGGAGTTCGGGGCCACCCACGAGGAGTTGGCTCGGCGGATCGGCCGCAGCCGCCCGCAGATCTCCAACACCATCCGGCTGATGAACCTCCCGGCCGCCGTACAGCGCAGGGTCGCCGCCGGCGTGCTTTCGGCCGGTCACGCCCGGGCGTTGCTCAGCCTGGAGGACGCCGAGGCCCAGGAGCATCTCGCCACCCGGATCGTCGCCGAGGGCATCTCGGTACGCGGCACCGAGGAACTGGTGGCGCTGGCGCTCGCGGACGGACCGGCGAAGGCACCCGCGGCGAAGCGGCGGACCAAGCCACACGCCCCCGCGCTCTCCGATCTGGCCGACCGGCTCTCGGACCGGTTCGACACCCGGGTGAAGGTCGACATCGGCCGGAGCAAGGGCAAGATCACGATCGAGTTCGCGACCGTCGACGACCTTGAGCGGATCGTCGGCATCATCGGCGTGGGCGAGGAAGAGCAATCCGGCGACTGAGTTCCGGCCCCCTCGTTCGTTCCCGGCCGCACCGCCCGTGAGGGAGGTGCGGCCGGACTCGTTCGGTCCGGCGTCTCGCGAGTCTCCGCGTTGCTCGGTCCTCGGCGAGCTGCGAGCCGAGCCGATGTCCGCAACGGGCGGCCAGGGTGAACGGTGCCCCGTGCCCCTCGCTGGCGGCCGGTTTCACGTGAAACGGCCAACCTGGATGTCGAAAGCAGAAAGAGGGGATTGTCGGAGGGGCGCGACGGTCGTCAGCCGACCGAGGTGGCGGTCGTGACGGCGTCCGACCGGCGGGGGTGGGCCAGTACTGCACCCCGGCGGCTGACAGGGGATCGCGTCTGGGGTTCACAGTCCGCCACTCGCGACCCGTCCTGGATCGCCTGGCCTTCGAGGGGCAGGGCTGTTGGTGGGCTCGGGCGACAGCGGCTCCCGGCCCAACCGTCGTCGGTCACCACATCCCCGAGTTCGCCGAGCGGCCGTGCCGACCTGTGACGGTCCACCGTGCGTCGAGCCGTCCTGTGTCGGGCGGGCCGGCTGGCGGATCGCCGGCTTTGGCGTCCTGCGGGCCGGGCCGCCGGGCCGACCGTCGACGGACCGCCTCTCCGCCGAGGCCCCCACCTCCCCGCCACCCCCGCCCAGCCGGACCGGTAACGGCGGACGGTCGGCGTCCCGGCGCGGAGGCCGACCGCCGTCGCTGCTGCCCGACCGACGTCGGCCGTCACTGCTCGCGGTCCGACGTCGGCCGTCACTGCTCGCGGTCCGA
Coding sequences within it:
- a CDS encoding ParB/RepB/Spo0J family partition protein, with the translated sequence MKNRPRGGLGRGLGALIPTGPVAGADSEGGESTAATPASVTPANGATAAVTRASGGTASPAVAPEPQLSPVPGARFAEIPVDAIVPNPKQPRHVFDEDALEELKTSIQEVGFLQPIVVRQLDPEKYELVMGERRWRAAQAVGRENIPAIVRETKDDAMLRDALLENIHRANLNPLEEAAAYQQLLEEFGATHEELARRIGRSRPQISNTIRLMNLPAAVQRRVAAGVLSAGHARALLSLEDAEAQEHLATRIVAEGISVRGTEELVALALADGPAKAPAAKRRTKPHAPALSDLADRLSDRFDTRVKVDIGRSKGKITIEFATVDDLERIVGIIGVGEEEQSGD